The proteins below are encoded in one region of Myxococcales bacterium:
- a CDS encoding DUF4406 domain-containing protein: protein MLPALNLPERDAPALVLRRDVLRSDVPVPLKALAFVDLETTGLDPSRHDIVEVAVLRVDARTLEVLAEYQTLVTPERLDDAQPEALAICGFSKAAWTNAVSLREALLAVAPLLEGALVAGHNVGFDWAFLEAGYRRAGLALPRVDYHRLDTASLAWPLVAGGELSSLSLDSLATYFGLDRPRPHRALADARCALEVARRLSERMRLGGRLAGLVGDERELFDALLSRLEQGRRQYGPWRVDDGRDYPSEAYAELLDGLHYLAAELVRRRRLERSRLRRVYVCHPFADDPAGNVERVRGLSRQLVALGVMPVAPHLYLPQLLDEATEREQALRFCLELVDTCDEVRVFGGRVTAGMKREVEYAKRRGIPVRFETEVLA from the coding sequence ATGCTGCCCGCGCTCAACCTCCCGGAGCGCGACGCTCCCGCGCTCGTTCTTCGCCGCGACGTCCTGCGCTCGGACGTGCCCGTGCCGCTCAAGGCGTTGGCCTTCGTCGACCTCGAGACCACGGGCCTCGATCCCTCCCGACACGACATCGTCGAGGTCGCGGTGCTGCGCGTGGATGCGCGCACCCTCGAGGTGCTCGCCGAGTACCAGACGCTCGTCACCCCCGAGCGGCTCGACGACGCGCAGCCCGAGGCGCTCGCCATCTGCGGGTTCTCGAAGGCCGCGTGGACGAACGCGGTGTCGCTGCGGGAGGCGCTGCTCGCCGTCGCGCCGCTCCTCGAAGGCGCACTCGTCGCCGGCCACAACGTCGGCTTCGACTGGGCCTTCCTCGAGGCCGGCTACCGCCGAGCGGGGCTCGCGCTTCCGCGCGTCGACTACCACCGCCTCGACACCGCGAGCCTCGCGTGGCCGCTCGTCGCCGGCGGCGAGCTGTCGTCGCTCTCCCTCGACTCGCTCGCGACCTACTTCGGGCTCGACCGCCCGAGACCGCATCGCGCGCTCGCCGATGCGAGGTGCGCGCTCGAGGTCGCACGCAGGCTCTCCGAGCGCATGCGACTCGGTGGTCGCCTCGCGGGTCTCGTCGGCGACGAGCGAGAGCTGTTCGATGCGCTGCTCTCGCGCCTCGAGCAGGGACGCAGGCAGTACGGCCCGTGGCGCGTCGACGACGGGCGCGACTACCCGAGCGAGGCCTACGCCGAGCTGCTCGACGGGCTGCACTACCTCGCCGCCGAGCTGGTGAGGCGCCGTCGCCTCGAACGCAGCCGGCTCCGGCGCGTCTACGTCTGCCACCCGTTCGCCGACGATCCGGCCGGCAACGTCGAGCGCGTCCGCGGCCTCAGCCGCCAGCTCGTCGCGCTCGGGGTGATGCCCGTCGCGCCGCACCTCTACCTGCCGCAGCTCCTCGACGAGGCGACGGAGCGAGAGCAGGCGCTGCGCTTCTGCCTCGAGCTGGTCGACACCTGCGACGAGGTTCGCGTGTTCGGCGGTCGCGTCACGGCCGGCATGAAGCGCGAGGTCGAGTACGCGAAGCGTCGCGGCATCCCGGTTCGCTTCGAGACGGAGGTGCTCGCATGA
- a CDS encoding DNA adenine methylase, producing MRDRREAAIAYARRVLAASQGEPVEKTIWGSPAGKKRIAQRLVAMLPAHKTYVEPFAGSAAVLFAKEPSDVEVINDADPEIADAYRLLKKLTTADLERLKKLPWTGDEKTFKGLLDVEPEDDVERLHRFLYLTHFSYGKMRGRSFSPSVVGVEAKTIKRIEQFAPRLKRVKVYGGDYEKVVRKYDSKDTVFFLDPPYPGYNVDVGESDFDEERFFKLLKSLKGKFLITYGIRGKFPAMVKDSGFWTKRIRTPRTIAAMRGVGGSSVLTQLLVANYEPTLKGLDESVVIEDWDGVVETDADELEKAQPFGTFGGSFHYAKRIVPLIPAHKTYVEPFAGAAAVLHAKEPSEKEVLADLDDDVVFLHRSIKAMTPERIEELRRRFEWTVTEESFLKARDMAPKDDVARFYKLVFVRTHARDCRPDGTHPAQQHLGSTTNPEKYLKAAERLKDVTVLRQDYRKTLKAYDSPDTFFFIDPPYPGEWFDKDNVIDLEQFVDALSKVRGKFIAVLNPTPENVAAFKRVGHVFRLKVREASGRGGVKQAMRLFVANYPVRKAEDFELVAKCEHLPLDPSLDALVFDKTTQLVKGLDPNDERYVLGIVLEPEVVDAQGDIYSTEEIRAAAHRFMEEFGGLGLMHRLRVNDQVKVLESYLAPTDFTIGELTVRKGTWMLAVRVLSDELWDRVKSGDLTGFSIGGSARRVPEPAPAPAPPPATPDAQPQTEAA from the coding sequence ATGCGTGACCGACGCGAGGCGGCCATCGCTTACGCCCGTCGCGTCCTCGCGGCGAGCCAGGGCGAGCCGGTCGAGAAGACCATCTGGGGCTCGCCCGCGGGCAAGAAGCGCATCGCGCAGCGGCTCGTGGCGATGCTCCCCGCCCACAAGACCTACGTCGAGCCCTTCGCCGGCAGCGCCGCGGTGCTGTTCGCGAAGGAGCCCTCCGACGTCGAGGTCATCAACGACGCTGACCCGGAGATCGCCGACGCCTACCGGCTCCTCAAGAAGCTCACGACCGCCGACCTCGAGCGGTTGAAGAAGCTGCCGTGGACCGGCGACGAGAAGACGTTCAAGGGGCTGCTCGATGTCGAGCCCGAGGACGACGTCGAGCGCCTGCACCGCTTCCTGTACCTGACGCACTTCTCCTACGGGAAGATGCGCGGGCGCAGCTTCAGCCCGTCGGTCGTCGGAGTCGAAGCCAAGACCATCAAGCGCATCGAGCAGTTCGCGCCGCGCCTGAAGCGCGTGAAGGTGTACGGCGGCGACTACGAGAAGGTCGTCCGCAAGTACGACTCGAAGGACACGGTCTTCTTCCTCGATCCGCCGTACCCCGGCTACAACGTCGACGTCGGCGAGTCGGACTTCGACGAGGAGCGCTTCTTCAAGCTCCTCAAGTCGCTCAAGGGCAAGTTCCTCATCACCTACGGCATCCGCGGGAAGTTCCCCGCGATGGTGAAGGACTCCGGCTTCTGGACGAAGCGGATCCGGACCCCGCGCACCATCGCCGCCATGCGCGGCGTTGGCGGCTCGTCGGTGCTCACGCAGCTGCTCGTCGCGAACTACGAGCCCACGCTCAAGGGGCTCGACGAGAGCGTCGTCATCGAGGACTGGGACGGCGTCGTCGAGACCGACGCGGACGAGCTCGAGAAGGCCCAGCCCTTCGGCACCTTCGGCGGCTCGTTCCACTACGCCAAGCGCATCGTGCCGCTCATCCCGGCGCACAAGACCTACGTCGAGCCCTTCGCGGGCGCGGCGGCGGTGCTGCACGCGAAGGAGCCGAGCGAGAAGGAGGTGCTCGCGGACCTCGACGACGACGTCGTGTTCCTCCATCGGAGCATCAAGGCGATGACGCCCGAGCGCATCGAGGAGCTGCGGCGCCGCTTCGAGTGGACCGTCACCGAGGAGAGCTTCCTCAAGGCGCGCGACATGGCGCCGAAGGACGACGTCGCGCGCTTCTACAAGCTCGTCTTCGTCCGCACGCACGCCCGCGACTGTCGCCCCGACGGCACGCACCCGGCGCAGCAGCACCTCGGCTCCACAACGAACCCGGAGAAGTACCTGAAGGCCGCCGAGCGGCTGAAGGACGTCACGGTGCTTCGGCAGGACTACCGAAAGACGCTCAAGGCCTACGACTCGCCCGACACGTTCTTCTTCATCGACCCGCCGTACCCGGGCGAGTGGTTCGACAAGGACAACGTCATCGACCTCGAGCAGTTCGTCGACGCGCTCTCGAAGGTGCGCGGCAAGTTCATCGCGGTCCTGAACCCGACGCCCGAGAACGTCGCGGCCTTCAAGCGGGTCGGCCACGTCTTCCGTCTCAAGGTCCGCGAGGCTTCGGGCCGCGGCGGCGTGAAGCAGGCGATGCGCCTCTTCGTCGCCAACTACCCGGTGCGCAAGGCCGAGGACTTCGAGCTTGTCGCCAAGTGCGAGCACCTGCCGCTCGATCCGAGCCTCGACGCGCTGGTCTTCGACAAGACGACCCAGCTCGTGAAGGGCCTCGATCCGAACGACGAGCGTTACGTGCTCGGCATCGTGCTGGAGCCCGAGGTCGTCGACGCGCAGGGCGACATCTACTCGACCGAGGAGATCCGCGCCGCCGCCCATCGCTTCATGGAGGAGTTCGGCGGGCTCGGGCTGATGCACCGGCTCCGGGTGAACGACCAGGTGAAGGTGCTCGAGAGCTACCTCGCGCCCACCGACTTCACGATCGGCGAGCTCACCGTGCGCAAGGGCACCTGGATGCTCGCGGTGCGCGTGCTCTCCGACGAGCTGTGGGACCGCGTGAAGAGCGGCGACCTCACCGGCTTCTCGATCGGCGGCTCGGCGCGCCGGGTCCCCGAGCCCGCACCGGCGCCGGCACCGCCGCCCGCGACGCCTGACGCCCAGCCGCAGACGGAGGCCGCATGA
- a CDS encoding tyrosine-type recombinase/integrase, whose translation MTAYADTISRPARTLTESEQRLLLKFTGQRLDGFRDHVIYSLALGAGLREHEILALDVGDVFDDSGHAKRRLALRIFKRSSEEPAPQEVLLPDVVRAKLDKLLAGRKRAGEALAATTPVFASRLGRRLSARQLRHAFGVWQKRAGFERHFNFHALRHTACTNLYRGSRDLRLTQRFARHKSVLTTSIYTHPSDEELLRSVQGLIC comes from the coding sequence ATGACCGCCTACGCCGACACGATCTCGCGCCCCGCGCGCACGCTCACCGAGAGCGAGCAACGCCTGCTGCTCAAGTTCACGGGGCAGCGCCTCGACGGGTTCCGTGACCACGTCATCTACAGCCTCGCCCTCGGGGCCGGGCTTCGCGAGCACGAGATCCTCGCGCTCGACGTCGGCGACGTCTTCGACGACAGCGGGCACGCCAAGCGTCGGCTGGCGCTTCGGATCTTCAAGCGGTCGAGCGAGGAGCCCGCGCCACAGGAGGTGCTGCTGCCCGACGTCGTCCGCGCCAAGCTCGACAAGCTCCTCGCCGGGCGCAAGCGCGCCGGGGAGGCCCTCGCCGCCACGACGCCCGTGTTCGCGAGCCGCCTCGGGCGCCGGCTCTCCGCTCGGCAGCTGCGCCACGCCTTCGGCGTCTGGCAGAAGCGCGCCGGCTTCGAGCGCCACTTCAACTTCCACGCGCTCCGTCACACGGCCTGCACGAACCTCTACCGCGGCAGCCGCGACCTCCGGCTCACGCAGCGCTTCGCCCGCCACAAGTCGGTGCTGACGACCAGCATCTACACGCACCCCTCGGACGAGGAGCTGCTCCGCTCGGTCCAGGGGCTCATCTGCTGA
- a CDS encoding phage portal protein, with product MTSPDAIHEADRNLQTILKAVVVGARVQDPASRPGGEEVSTAFVAAGALQPPYDPEALCLLVEHSNSLRQNVDSYATNIDGFGYRFEPAIDFDAEDARQKVSDALMLERIAARDAGTLPEGTPLTPPAEEVAARFTELRQAARVERARLDSFFDFCCFDHSFVDLRRRTRQDLEVTGNAFWEVLRDGKGDLARFVYVPSYTVRLLPLDREAVEVRERVRVSTISFDTVSARRRLRRYVQIQGAERVYFKSFGDPRVVSRSTGRVFPDIAALKAAQADDGPATELLHFAIHSPRSPYGVPRWVGTLLSVLGSRQMEEVNYLYFENKSVPPLALLVSGGRLSDASVPRIERFIDENLKGKANFHKILILEADGGGTGDGGRAKIELRPLTDAQQHDALFQLYDERNIDKVGSSFRLPRLLRGESKDFNRATAESALRFAEDQVFQPERDEFDFLMNRKVLADMGLRFWRFRSQTPVTRDPERMTEMVERLVRVGVLTPEEGRLLAGDIFNREFRKIGDDWTKRPITLTLAGIQTGVEDLKPKASGPDALLPSAKQLLALREDLRAEEERLAHGRLDLARRYLDVEHVKVPREEFDAWFGEARDAT from the coding sequence GTGACGAGCCCCGACGCGATCCACGAGGCCGATCGCAACCTCCAGACCATCCTAAAGGCCGTGGTGGTCGGCGCCCGGGTGCAGGACCCGGCGAGCCGTCCAGGCGGCGAAGAGGTGTCGACCGCCTTCGTCGCGGCCGGCGCGCTGCAGCCGCCCTACGACCCCGAGGCGCTGTGCCTCCTCGTCGAGCACTCGAACTCGCTCCGTCAGAACGTCGACTCGTACGCGACCAACATCGACGGCTTCGGCTACCGCTTCGAGCCGGCCATCGACTTCGACGCCGAGGACGCGCGGCAGAAGGTGTCCGACGCGCTGATGCTCGAACGCATCGCCGCGCGCGACGCCGGCACGCTGCCCGAGGGGACGCCGCTCACGCCGCCGGCAGAGGAGGTGGCCGCGCGCTTCACAGAGCTGCGCCAGGCCGCCCGGGTCGAGCGGGCGCGGCTCGACTCGTTCTTCGACTTCTGCTGCTTCGACCACTCCTTCGTCGATCTCCGGCGTCGCACGCGCCAGGACCTCGAGGTGACGGGCAACGCGTTCTGGGAGGTGCTGCGCGACGGCAAGGGCGACCTCGCGCGCTTCGTCTACGTGCCGTCGTACACGGTGCGCCTGCTGCCGCTCGATCGAGAGGCTGTCGAGGTCCGCGAGCGCGTCCGCGTCTCCACGATCAGCTTCGACACGGTCAGCGCCCGGCGCCGGCTCCGTCGCTACGTGCAGATCCAGGGCGCCGAGCGGGTGTACTTCAAGTCCTTCGGTGACCCGCGCGTCGTCTCCCGCTCCACGGGCCGCGTCTTCCCGGACATCGCCGCGCTCAAGGCGGCGCAGGCCGACGACGGGCCCGCGACCGAGCTGCTCCACTTCGCGATCCACTCGCCGCGCTCGCCCTATGGAGTGCCGCGCTGGGTGGGCACGCTCCTGTCGGTGCTGGGCTCGCGCCAGATGGAGGAGGTCAACTACCTCTACTTCGAGAACAAGAGCGTGCCGCCGCTCGCGCTGCTTGTCTCCGGCGGCCGGCTCTCGGACGCCTCGGTGCCACGCATCGAGCGGTTCATCGACGAGAACCTCAAGGGCAAGGCGAACTTCCACAAGATCCTGATCCTCGAGGCGGACGGCGGCGGCACCGGCGATGGGGGCCGCGCGAAGATCGAACTGCGCCCGCTGACGGACGCCCAGCAGCACGACGCGCTCTTTCAGCTCTACGACGAGCGGAACATCGACAAGGTCGGCAGCTCGTTCCGCCTCCCGCGCCTCTTGCGCGGCGAGAGCAAGGACTTCAACCGCGCGACGGCCGAGAGCGCGCTGCGCTTCGCCGAGGACCAGGTCTTTCAGCCCGAGCGCGACGAGTTCGACTTCCTGATGAACCGCAAGGTGCTCGCCGACATGGGCCTGCGCTTCTGGCGGTTCCGCTCGCAGACCCCGGTCACGCGCGACCCCGAGCGCATGACGGAGATGGTCGAGCGGCTCGTGCGCGTTGGTGTGCTCACGCCCGAGGAAGGGCGCCTGCTCGCCGGCGACATCTTCAACCGGGAGTTCCGCAAGATCGGCGACGACTGGACCAAGCGGCCGATCACGCTGACGCTCGCCGGCATCCAGACGGGCGTCGAGGACCTCAAGCCGAAGGCCTCGGGGCCCGACGCGCTGCTCCCGAGCGCGAAGCAGCTGCTCGCGCTCCGCGAAGACCTCCGCGCAGAGGAGGAGCGCCTCGCCCACGGTCGCCTCGACCTTGCGCGGCGGTACCTCGACGTCGAGCACGTGAAGGTTCCCCGCGAGGAGTTCGACGCCTGGTTCGGCGAGGCGCGCGATGCGACCTGA
- a CDS encoding IPT/TIG domain-containing protein, translated as MAIPTLASATPGTGPASGGDLVRLVGTGFAPSVAVRFGGRAATIVAVREEAGASLVDVRTPAHEAGVADVELQNLDASEVPIAGESVLLAGAYRFARATVAREADLTRIVRQLLRELKRQVLANVSATVSVDYDDTVIDGLSVIAMAKVPSLVLSGPTLRPNRFYSANVPHEDVVAGSSGPELVRRKPPYTVDLVFTLTAASERTAELFNLMAAVATFLNRNRWLELPRDPNDAARGVARWELDADGEFRTQLGGKDDVRAFTCGFVVRGFDVDEGLPLDLGKAVTDPQLQTQPFAGGAP; from the coding sequence ATGGCCATCCCGACGCTCGCCTCGGCGACTCCCGGCACCGGTCCCGCCAGCGGCGGCGACCTCGTGCGGCTCGTCGGCACCGGCTTCGCTCCGAGCGTGGCCGTCCGCTTCGGCGGGCGAGCCGCGACCATCGTTGCCGTTCGTGAGGAGGCCGGTGCCAGCCTCGTGGACGTGCGAACGCCCGCTCACGAAGCGGGCGTCGCCGACGTCGAGCTGCAGAACCTCGACGCGAGCGAGGTGCCGATCGCGGGGGAGTCCGTGCTGCTCGCCGGGGCCTACCGCTTCGCGCGCGCCACCGTCGCCCGGGAAGCAGACCTCACCCGCATCGTCCGCCAGCTGCTCCGCGAGCTGAAGCGGCAGGTGCTCGCCAACGTGAGCGCCACCGTCTCGGTCGACTACGACGACACCGTCATCGACGGGCTCAGCGTCATCGCGATGGCGAAGGTGCCCTCGCTCGTGCTCTCCGGCCCGACGCTGCGTCCGAATCGCTTCTACTCGGCCAACGTTCCCCACGAAGACGTGGTCGCCGGCTCCTCGGGCCCCGAGCTGGTGCGCCGCAAGCCGCCGTACACGGTGGACCTCGTCTTCACGCTGACCGCCGCTTCGGAGCGCACCGCCGAGCTGTTCAACCTCATGGCCGCGGTGGCGACGTTCCTGAATCGGAACCGCTGGCTCGAGCTTCCCCGCGATCCGAACGATGCAGCCCGCGGCGTCGCGCGCTGGGAGCTGGACGCCGATGGCGAGTTCCGCACCCAGCTCGGGGGCAAGGACGACGTCCGCGCCTTCACCTGCGGCTTCGTCGTGCGCGGCTTCGACGTCGACGAGGGGCTACCGCTCGACCTCGGCAAGGCCGTCACCGACCCGCAGCTGCAGACGCAGCCGTTCGCAGGAGGTGCCCCGTGA
- a CDS encoding AT hook motif domain protein: MEKREPEQRKGGRPRREDGPKMPYHEVDRLLVEGELIAGADGAETRVWPSQREVAKRFKVAPSLVAAFAKQSRCVERKAAFQAGTPIEPITLKDQEAAPAATTPGPTPPASVASTSTPEQPEPKRRPGRPRKAEAPLISYEELDRLLVFGEVKVLENGATTTVYPPYRQLAERYGVAPSVIASYAKSHNCMKRREQTATRVAVRTEEKLIELRAEAIAVGEDRLVQMIDEFLLSFEKALKEGRVRSDNPTDVNTLARLKAFILGGADSRSEVRTILSLESIQERYARMLRDQREATPEMAGVIDVTSVPANETERANPNAFPSASGRSVSPDDPPPPPSEDAAREPNVSREVREVVRLARELAEQMDAAEADDEALLEVRLLRAVERVEPRLLPRQGADVGPRRADAEEDGR; the protein is encoded by the coding sequence ATGGAGAAGCGCGAACCGGAGCAGCGAAAGGGAGGACGCCCGCGTCGCGAGGATGGGCCGAAGATGCCGTACCACGAGGTCGATCGCCTCCTGGTCGAGGGCGAGCTGATCGCCGGTGCCGATGGCGCGGAGACGCGCGTCTGGCCCTCGCAGCGCGAGGTGGCCAAGAGGTTCAAGGTGGCGCCGAGCCTCGTCGCGGCGTTCGCGAAGCAGAGCCGCTGCGTCGAGCGGAAGGCCGCGTTCCAGGCGGGCACACCGATCGAGCCCATCACGCTCAAGGACCAGGAGGCCGCACCCGCCGCGACGACGCCCGGGCCGACTCCCCCTGCGTCCGTGGCGAGCACGTCCACGCCGGAGCAGCCCGAGCCGAAGCGGAGACCGGGACGCCCGCGCAAGGCCGAGGCGCCGCTCATCTCCTACGAGGAGCTGGATCGGCTGCTCGTGTTCGGCGAGGTGAAGGTGCTGGAGAACGGCGCGACGACGACGGTGTACCCGCCGTACCGCCAGCTCGCCGAGCGCTACGGCGTCGCCCCGAGCGTGATCGCCAGCTACGCGAAGAGCCACAACTGCATGAAGCGCCGCGAGCAGACGGCGACGCGCGTCGCGGTCCGCACCGAGGAGAAGCTCATCGAGCTGCGCGCCGAGGCCATCGCGGTCGGCGAGGACCGGCTCGTCCAGATGATCGACGAGTTCCTCCTCAGCTTCGAGAAGGCGCTGAAGGAAGGCCGCGTCCGCTCCGACAACCCGACCGACGTGAACACGCTCGCGAGGCTCAAGGCGTTCATCCTCGGCGGCGCCGACTCGCGCTCCGAGGTGCGCACCATCCTGTCGCTCGAGAGCATCCAGGAGCGCTACGCGCGGATGCTCCGGGACCAGCGCGAAGCGACGCCCGAGATGGCCGGCGTCATCGACGTGACCAGCGTGCCCGCGAACGAAACTGAGCGGGCGAATCCGAACGCGTTTCCGAGCGCGTCGGGGCGCTCAGTTTCGCCCGATGACCCCCCGCCGCCCCCCAGCGAGGACGCCGCCCGGGAACCGAACGTGTCCCGCGAGGTGCGCGAGGTGGTTCGCCTCGCCCGCGAGCTGGCCGAGCAGATGGACGCGGCCGAGGCCGACGACGAGGCGCTGCTCGAGGTCCGGCTCCTGCGCGCGGTCGAGCGCGTCGAGCCGCGCCTGCTCCCGCGTCAGGGCGCCGACGTTGGCCCACGGCGCGCGGACGCCGAGGAGGACGGACGATGA
- a CDS encoding PD-(D/E)XK nuclease family protein: MTTEPFRNAHLSYSRLSRFEQCPLSYRLHYIEKRQAEPGLPLRFGKLVHAVLERLIKEVLDDERTGPLSEERALEVYREAWTAEGLTGVDVFEEGLKILRDFVREQGVVDHRDVLAIEKEFRLPVGPFTVLGFIDRVDWVDDETVEVIDYKTNRQLFMRDEVDTSLQLSLYHVAAQRLWPWAKKVKLTFWMLRHGIRQQTTRTAEQLADALAYVETLGRQTETAKEYPARLNANCSYCDHRQHCPAYADALAGKREFLCEDLADLEAVAREREEVARLAKALYARKEELEDILKAHLKEQDQLVLGGVRYRMYATTSLDYPIEPTLTLLGDATGLTRDELLEKLGAIDKKALDALLKSLGKKLDKPRVSLLKAELEAHADKTHSPRFWAKEVA, encoded by the coding sequence ATGACCACGGAACCGTTCCGCAACGCCCATCTCTCGTACTCGCGACTCAGTCGCTTCGAGCAGTGCCCGCTCAGCTACCGGCTGCACTACATCGAGAAGCGCCAGGCCGAGCCCGGGCTCCCGCTCCGCTTCGGCAAGCTGGTGCACGCCGTCCTCGAGCGGCTCATCAAGGAGGTGCTCGACGACGAGCGCACCGGCCCGCTCTCCGAGGAGCGCGCGCTCGAGGTCTACCGCGAGGCCTGGACCGCCGAGGGGCTCACCGGCGTCGACGTCTTCGAGGAGGGCCTGAAGATCCTCCGCGACTTCGTTCGCGAGCAGGGCGTCGTCGACCACCGCGACGTCCTCGCCATCGAGAAGGAGTTCCGGCTCCCGGTCGGGCCCTTCACGGTGCTCGGCTTCATCGATCGCGTCGACTGGGTCGACGACGAGACCGTCGAGGTCATCGACTACAAGACCAACCGCCAGCTGTTCATGCGCGACGAGGTCGACACCTCGCTGCAGCTGAGCCTCTACCACGTCGCCGCGCAGCGCCTCTGGCCGTGGGCGAAGAAGGTGAAGCTCACGTTCTGGATGCTGCGGCACGGCATCCGCCAGCAGACGACGCGCACCGCGGAGCAGCTCGCCGACGCGCTCGCCTACGTCGAGACGCTCGGGCGGCAGACCGAGACCGCGAAGGAGTACCCGGCTCGCCTCAACGCGAACTGCTCCTACTGCGACCACCGCCAGCACTGCCCGGCCTACGCCGACGCGCTCGCCGGCAAGCGCGAGTTCCTCTGCGAGGACCTCGCCGATCTCGAGGCCGTCGCTCGCGAGCGCGAGGAGGTCGCCCGACTCGCGAAGGCGCTCTACGCGCGCAAGGAGGAGCTGGAGGACATCCTCAAGGCGCACCTCAAGGAGCAGGACCAGCTCGTCCTCGGCGGCGTCCGCTACCGGATGTACGCGACGACGAGCCTCGACTACCCGATCGAGCCGACGCTCACGCTGCTCGGCGACGCGACCGGGCTCACGCGCGACGAGCTGCTCGAGAAGCTCGGGGCCATCGACAAGAAGGCCCTCGACGCGCTCCTCAAGAGCCTCGGCAAGAAGCTCGACAAGCCGCGCGTCTCGCTGCTGAAGGCCGAGCTCGAAGCGCACGCCGACAAGACGCACTCGCCGCGCTTCTGGGCGAAGGAGGTGGCGTGA
- a CDS encoding head morphogenesis protein has translation MCGTSATADRLLVVHEARIAADELLGDYLRLPLGKAINLGTPGGFDRAVALLAARLRRATGRADVDAVRDAMAVLDIDWPRTTAAERRRLVSEAIAAAGRATAIIPARIQVPLGDAAESVVAATRTQARRQQGLAIAADFNALDRRVVTHVVSSQGNFVRDEYGRRVEGLGEEARRIVAAGLEQGLGRDDIAADLERAARAALVERAPFYWEVVASSFMGQGRSFAQMSSYAEAGIQRYVIEAVLDERTTHICRYLHGKSFAVADALQRFERVERLEQPEDIKRELPWVRESLDPETGRTRLYVDGGAGRTPLAEVTRSAFGTRDDRGDFRALASDGALREVGIGFPPYHGLCRTTTLAVV, from the coding sequence ATGTGCGGAACGTCCGCTACCGCTGACCGGCTCCTGGTCGTGCATGAGGCCCGGATCGCCGCCGACGAGCTGCTCGGCGACTACCTGCGGCTGCCGCTCGGGAAGGCGATCAACCTCGGAACACCGGGCGGGTTCGATCGCGCCGTCGCGCTCCTCGCCGCCCGCCTGCGGCGGGCCACCGGGCGCGCCGATGTGGACGCGGTTCGCGACGCGATGGCTGTCCTCGACATCGACTGGCCGCGCACGACCGCAGCCGAGAGGCGCCGGCTGGTCTCCGAGGCGATTGCAGCCGCGGGCCGGGCGACGGCCATCATCCCCGCGCGCATTCAGGTGCCGCTCGGCGACGCGGCCGAGTCGGTGGTGGCGGCGACTCGAACGCAGGCCCGGCGACAGCAGGGGCTGGCCATCGCCGCCGACTTCAACGCCCTCGACCGGCGCGTCGTCACCCACGTCGTCAGTTCTCAGGGCAACTTCGTGCGCGACGAGTACGGTCGCCGCGTCGAGGGACTCGGCGAGGAGGCACGCAGGATCGTCGCGGCCGGGCTCGAGCAGGGTCTCGGACGGGACGACATCGCGGCCGACCTCGAGCGTGCGGCTCGGGCGGCGCTCGTCGAAAGGGCGCCGTTCTACTGGGAGGTGGTCGCGAGCTCGTTCATGGGCCAGGGGCGCTCGTTCGCCCAGATGAGCAGCTACGCCGAGGCCGGCATCCAGCGCTACGTCATCGAGGCGGTGCTGGACGAGCGCACGACGCACATCTGCCGCTACCTGCACGGCAAGAGCTTCGCCGTGGCCGACGCCCTCCAGCGCTTCGAGCGGGTCGAGCGGCTGGAGCAGCCTGAGGACATCAAGCGTGAGCTGCCGTGGGTGCGCGAGAGCCTCGACCCCGAGACCGGACGGACGCGGCTCTACGTCGACGGCGGCGCCGGCCGGACCCCGCTCGCCGAGGTGACCCGGTCGGCCTTCGGCACCCGCGATGATCGGGGCGACTTCCGGGCGCTGGCCTCCGATGGCGCCCTTCGCGAGGTCGGCATCGGCTTCCCGCCGTACCACGGCCTCTGTCGCACCACGACGCTCGCGGTCGTGTGA